In a single window of the Bradyrhizobium erythrophlei genome:
- a CDS encoding glycosyltransferase family 2 protein, with protein sequence MLKKVSSGTAAGELPLSIVIPVFNEQSILVANAEALANYLDNMLGSDNWLYIFVDNGSTDETPALLRHIVERWPLSRVINLEKPNYGAALKAGLRATTTKWVYMLDIEQWDLPFMTWAWNNRHQYDLFIASKRADPTLNFQRPYRRFLSAGLNAALQVLFRYSGTDTHGPKLLDRESLNAIIATCELDRGQFDTELVLRAMRSSKRLVEVPMEYRESRPHRNLMIKKIYWNLIALRRLQHVMRDVPFEGTVRYYRFAREDVLAQHQSARRESDLV encoded by the coding sequence ATGTTGAAAAAAGTGTCATCGGGGACAGCCGCCGGGGAACTGCCGCTATCGATCGTAATCCCGGTTTTCAATGAGCAATCCATTTTGGTGGCGAACGCCGAGGCGCTAGCTAACTATCTCGATAACATGCTCGGCTCGGACAACTGGCTTTACATCTTTGTCGATAACGGCAGCACCGACGAAACCCCGGCCTTGCTCAGGCATATTGTCGAGCGTTGGCCGCTGTCTCGCGTGATCAATCTTGAGAAGCCGAATTATGGTGCTGCGCTCAAGGCAGGCCTGCGCGCCACCACAACCAAATGGGTCTACATGCTCGACATCGAGCAGTGGGACCTTCCGTTCATGACCTGGGCTTGGAATAATCGCCACCAATATGACCTCTTCATTGCCTCCAAGCGCGCGGACCCGACGCTGAATTTTCAGCGGCCGTACCGCAGGTTTCTGAGCGCCGGCCTGAACGCCGCCCTGCAGGTGTTGTTTCGCTACAGCGGGACGGACACCCACGGGCCGAAGCTGCTCGATCGCGAGTCGCTAAATGCGATTATCGCGACTTGCGAACTCGATCGCGGCCAGTTCGATACCGAACTGGTCCTACGCGCCATGCGCAGCAGCAAGCGACTGGTTGAGGTTCCCATGGAGTACAGGGAATCTCGGCCGCATCGCAATTTGATGATCAAGAAGATTTATTGGAATCTAATCGCATTGCGCCGGCTGCAGCATGTTATGCGCGACGTGCCGTTCGAGGGTACGGTCCGATACTACCGCTTCGCGCGTGAGGATGTCCTGGCGCAACATCAGTCCGCCCGACGAGAGTCCGACCTTGTTTAA
- a CDS encoding ArnT family glycosyltransferase, translating into MLVIASLVAFLPGVFRIPPIDRDEPHFAQKAKQMIETGDYVDTRFQGEAHYTKPVGMYWLQAATVKTAEAFGVPDARLTIWLYRLPSLFGAVGAVLATYWCALAFVDRRGATLAALMMVGSVLLGAEARLARADAMLLFTVVTAMSVLARAYLFSRDDKIARPGWALLTVFWTALAAGILVKGLVIVMIVGLTAATLSIIDRSVRWVQALRPLYGVVWLVVLALPWFIAIYARTGSAFLLDSVVHDTLGKIANSQESHGGPPGYYVILFLATFFPACVLAGLAAPAVWAKRREVPIRFLLAWLVPSWLVFELSVTKLPHYVMPLYPAIAILTAGVVEAKALSRWRWLKLNTIWWFVVPILLSITAVAGAIVINRDLGLPAWPFFAAAILCGFLAWQLYDDDGAERALMRATAAMVLISIGVYSMILPTLGPLFPSVALAGVQRESGCTHPVAASAGYDEPSLVFLAGTETRFTDASGAADFLREGGCRFAFIETHQESAFAERAEAIGLRYERGPRVEALNFTKGRPITIAIFRSAGEP; encoded by the coding sequence ATGCTGGTCATCGCCTCGCTGGTCGCTTTCCTGCCCGGCGTATTCCGGATTCCGCCGATTGATCGCGACGAGCCGCATTTTGCCCAAAAAGCCAAGCAGATGATCGAAACGGGCGACTATGTTGATACCCGCTTCCAAGGCGAGGCGCATTACACCAAGCCAGTCGGCATGTACTGGCTGCAGGCGGCCACGGTGAAGACGGCTGAAGCGTTCGGCGTTCCGGATGCGCGTCTCACCATCTGGCTTTACCGGCTGCCGTCGCTCTTCGGCGCCGTCGGCGCTGTGTTGGCAACCTATTGGTGCGCGCTCGCCTTTGTCGACCGGCGCGGCGCGACGCTGGCGGCTTTGATGATGGTGGGCTCGGTCCTGCTCGGCGCCGAAGCCCGGCTCGCCAGGGCCGATGCCATGCTGCTTTTTACAGTAGTCACCGCGATGTCGGTGCTGGCGCGCGCGTATTTATTCTCGCGCGACGACAAGATCGCGCGACCTGGATGGGCGCTGCTTACGGTATTTTGGACCGCACTCGCGGCTGGAATTCTGGTAAAGGGGCTCGTGATTGTCATGATCGTTGGCCTCACCGCGGCGACACTCTCGATCATCGATCGCTCCGTACGCTGGGTTCAAGCGCTTCGCCCGCTTTACGGTGTCGTCTGGCTTGTCGTTCTCGCCTTACCGTGGTTCATCGCGATCTACGCTCGCACAGGTAGTGCCTTCCTCCTGGATTCCGTGGTCCACGACACTCTGGGCAAGATAGCGAATTCCCAGGAGAGTCACGGCGGGCCGCCGGGATACTATGTCATCCTGTTTTTGGCGACCTTCTTTCCTGCCTGCGTTCTGGCGGGATTGGCAGCACCAGCGGTATGGGCTAAGCGGCGAGAGGTGCCCATTCGCTTCCTCTTGGCATGGCTGGTGCCCTCATGGCTGGTGTTTGAATTGTCCGTGACCAAACTGCCGCATTACGTGATGCCATTGTATCCAGCCATCGCCATCCTCACCGCCGGAGTGGTCGAGGCGAAGGCGCTGTCCCGGTGGCGCTGGCTCAAACTTAACACCATTTGGTGGTTCGTCGTCCCGATTCTCCTCAGCATCACCGCGGTTGCAGGCGCGATCGTGATTAACCGCGACCTCGGCCTTCCCGCTTGGCCGTTCTTCGCCGCTGCGATCCTCTGCGGTTTCTTGGCTTGGCAATTGTATGATGACGACGGTGCCGAGCGAGCGCTTATGCGCGCTACGGCGGCAATGGTGCTGATAAGCATCGGCGTTTATTCGATGATCCTGCCGACGCTTGGCCCGCTGTTCCCGAGTGTGGCGCTCGCTGGCGTGCAGCGCGAGTCCGGTTGCACGCATCCGGTCGCCGCCAGCGCCGGGTACGACGAGCCGAGCCTCGTCTTTCTCGCCGGCACCGAAACCCGTTTCACCGATGCATCAGGAGCAGCAGACTTCCTGCGGGAGGGCGGCTGCCGTTTTGCCTTCATCGAAACGCATCAGGAAAGCGCTTTTGCGGAGCGCGCAGAAGCGATTGGGCTACGCTATGAACGCGGACCGCGTGTCGAGGCACTCAACTTCACCAAGGGCCGGCCAATCACCATCGCCATTTTCCGCTCGGCAGGCGAACCGTGA
- a CDS encoding NAD-dependent epimerase/dehydratase family protein yields the protein MLRRTPTNAHSRCTSMRVLVTGGAGFIGANLVRHLSANSAYDVVVLDNLSAGQRRPIFPRGVRFTCGDFTDKATMKECLQGADTVVHLAALSGVIDSVEDPCPSFEVNVAGSFQLLELARAANVGRIINASTGGALLGEVAPPISEETAPCPLSPYGASKLAVEGYCSAFAGAYGLSCVTLRFSNIYGPRSAHKKSVVAAFIKSIIREEPLVVYGDGTQQRDYLYVGDLVRGIEAALKRRPTGVYQLGSGRPTTLHTLVATLKKVSGRDFRVRYEAGRSGEVHSTWCNIAKAAREFDYNAPTDLEAGLRTTWSWYLENRDIWVRQQALSASD from the coding sequence TTGCTACGCAGGACCCCGACAAATGCTCATTCGAGATGTACTAGCATGCGCGTACTTGTAACGGGCGGAGCCGGCTTCATAGGCGCTAATCTCGTACGGCATTTGTCGGCAAACAGCGCCTACGACGTCGTCGTGCTTGACAACCTGTCCGCCGGGCAGCGGCGCCCCATCTTTCCGCGCGGGGTACGGTTCACTTGCGGCGATTTCACCGACAAAGCCACGATGAAAGAATGTCTGCAAGGCGCCGATACCGTAGTACATCTTGCGGCTCTATCCGGTGTCATCGATTCGGTTGAAGATCCGTGTCCCAGTTTCGAAGTCAATGTTGCTGGTTCATTCCAACTGCTCGAATTGGCCCGCGCCGCAAACGTTGGTCGCATCATCAATGCCTCGACCGGTGGCGCCCTGCTTGGCGAAGTAGCGCCGCCGATCTCGGAAGAGACGGCGCCTTGTCCACTCTCTCCCTACGGCGCCTCCAAGCTTGCTGTGGAGGGTTATTGCTCGGCCTTTGCCGGTGCCTATGGACTTTCATGCGTGACGTTGCGCTTTTCAAACATCTACGGTCCGCGCTCGGCGCACAAAAAGAGCGTGGTCGCCGCCTTTATCAAAAGCATTATTCGCGAGGAGCCGCTCGTCGTCTACGGCGACGGCACCCAGCAGCGCGATTACCTTTACGTCGGCGATCTGGTGCGCGGCATCGAAGCGGCGCTTAAGCGGCGGCCCACCGGCGTTTACCAGCTCGGCAGCGGACGACCGACAACGCTCCACACGCTGGTCGCAACGCTCAAGAAGGTTTCCGGACGCGATTTTCGGGTTCGTTACGAGGCAGGCCGCAGCGGAGAAGTTCACTCGACTTGGTGCAATATCGCCAAAGCGGCGCGCGAATTCGATTACAATGCTCCCACGGACCTTGAAGCTGGTTTGCGGACAACGTGGAGCTGGTATCTGGAGAACCGCGACATCTGGGTGCGGCAGCAGGCTTTGTCCGCTTCGGATTGA